The genome window CCAGTGAAGTGGATGCGGTAGTGACAGCGCCGATAAACAAGGAATCGCTCAATCTGGCCGGGTACGAATATCCGGGACATACCGAGTTCTATCAAAGCCTTACCGGGGCGAAGGATATCGCCATGCTCCTCTCGCTCGGTGACTTACGGGTGGTCCATGTGGCGACTCACACCTCAATACGGGATGTTCCTGCCCGGATTAAAAAAAAACGTATCGTTCGGACTGTCCAACTCCTCCATGATGCGCTGAAACGACTGGGGATGAAAAATCCGCGCATCGCCGTTTCCGGGCTGAATCCTCATGCCGGGGAAGCCGGTATGTTCGGCCGTGAGGAAATCGAAGAAATCATCCCCGCGGTAGAGGAGTTGAAAGCAGTGGGCATGAATATCACCGGGCCGATCTCCCCGGATACCGTGTTCCCAAGGGGACTGAGCGGGGAGTTTGACGGCATCGTTGCCATGTACCATGACCAGGGGCATATCGCGCTCAAGCTTGCCGGGTTCAAGCTGGGAAAGGAAAACCGCGTGGTGGAGGGGGTCAATACCACGCTCGGACTGCCCATTATCCGTACTTCCGTGGATCACGGCACGGCATTCGATATCGCCGGAAAAGGAATTGCCAGCCCCCTCAGCATGATCGAGGCGGTGGAACTCGCGTCTCAGATGGTAAAAGTTAAAAGAGATCCTGAAACGAGTTCAGGATGACACGTGTCATGCCGAACTTGTTTCGGCATCTATTTTCACAATCGTGTCATGCCGAATTTATTGCCGCTTCGCGGGAACGATGAAACCGTTTCGGCATCTATCAGGAAGGAAACAGGAAGTGAAAGGTTTTTTCGCCCTGTATGTACGAGAGATTCAAACCATGATTCTGCTTTCGCCCGCTCCCCTTTTCGTGGTTTTGGCGGTCATATTAATCCTGATGTCCGGCGCGGTTTTCTTCATCGCGGGACTGGTGTTCTTCCACCGGAACAGCGGAGTACGAAAAGGAGCGGAATGAACCGGCGCGCTCTCATCTTCTGGACAATATTCGGCTCCATCGCCCTGGGAATCGCTCTATCGGTTACCTACCTCGCCCGTACACCGTTGACTCCGCTCACAGGGGCAGACCAGCTTGTTCTGGTCGTAGCAGATACGGATACCTCCACCCATGCCCGTCTGGAAACATTTTACCGTCAGGGAAATACCTGGCGCCCCATGTTCACCTGTCCGGCGATTTTGGGCCGTAACGGCCTGGCCTGGGGCCGGGGCCTGCACCGTGACCGAGACCGCACCCCCCTTGAGCCGGTGAAACGCGAAGGAGATGGCAAATCACCCGCCGGAGCGTTCGAGCTGCTCCATGCTTTCGGCTATCCCCCGCCGGACAGTGTCCAGACGAAACTCCCCTATACTCAGTCCACACCCGATCTCATCTGCCTGGATGACATCCGTTCGGAATACTACGCCCTGGTGGTGAATCTCCGCGAGAAAAAGCTCGATCCGGCAAACCTCCCCTCGCACGAGAACATGC of Candidatus Latescibacter sp. contains these proteins:
- a CDS encoding L,D-transpeptidase family protein → MNRRALIFWTIFGSIALGIALSVTYLARTPLTPLTGADQLVLVVADTDTSTHARLETFYRQGNTWRPMFTCPAILGRNGLAWGRGLHRDRDRTPLEPVKREGDGKSPAGAFELLHAFGYPPPDSVQTKLPYTQSTPDLICLDDIRSEYYALVVNLREKKLDPANLPSHENMRRDDDLYRYVIVVGHNTDRPVKGAGSCVFLHIWRGENSFTAGCTAMAVENMQRLLAWLDPQKRPVLVQLTGKSYERLKGDWGLPGR
- the pdxA gene encoding 4-hydroxythreonine-4-phosphate dehydrogenase PdxA, yielding MRKPLCALTMGDPAGIGPEVILKTLFSHRAKEAADMVVIGFPGPFERDAGMLDLDFVIKKIDSPRESVFRKNIMNLIVPDRRLIVPLQYGVVDARCGKAAALCIELSARLALSSEVDAVVTAPINKESLNLAGYEYPGHTEFYQSLTGAKDIAMLLSLGDLRVVHVATHTSIRDVPARIKKKRIVRTVQLLHDALKRLGMKNPRIAVSGLNPHAGEAGMFGREEIEEIIPAVEELKAVGMNITGPISPDTVFPRGLSGEFDGIVAMYHDQGHIALKLAGFKLGKENRVVEGVNTTLGLPIIRTSVDHGTAFDIAGKGIASPLSMIEAVELASQMVKVKRDPETSSG